In one Coccinella septempunctata chromosome 6, icCocSept1.1, whole genome shotgun sequence genomic region, the following are encoded:
- the LOC123314966 gene encoding exocyst complex component 2-like, whose product MNHPKQEVIYTKKLQNSIIKSEIEAKKLFGEVLVNRDKVERTRNALSILTRFKFLFCLPSTIVKNIEKAEYEVVINDYMRVRNLFERSDVPIFQAALAEINLHIEGLIKKLHLELQTMPISVEQQKQIIRYLMNLDCPFDPAWDAIKSRSDYISETIKSVYTFYKSLDKGENGQKTKVNNTKCKYMQQPDPVPMNITFAEEMCSTISDNFPDLWKISQAYFNQELQTIIDTSKTEDIKNMVMSLMQAFCKTIRSAIIPHTLEAADRNSLGSWSSPDLRDMALYLPELLRSIRSTYATLIKLDLPRDALAIISALLLDLRIYCMVVLFKQTINQIKLLDEDWNLLYNKKKNGITNLPVKFEQIVQDVIQVVKESVLSNERGDSSLLKNPSALKELHKQVENVLSAFYNLLQELSSSDDYSDEEENSSATSHLIGIPINMYKYENNSKSYSPPWEHKLLITMSNCMFTRNIVLDNIFKAFVSSGYPQPDEPVKNTKYKLENLEKLILEKYLEQKSDPIVGTIEPSMYLGRFDWDYKFPPNDIQEYVKECINNLIQVHAEVNSVSPALVEMILPQIVQTIAEEIYRLMSCVRKFSNPGTQQARIDIIAMREFFSHYCSENANVHFQDALDLIPKLDEEEEKKVQEILRQVRPRMKIQMICLGATKNGPSKETADSI is encoded by the coding sequence ATGAATCATCCAAAGCAGGAGGTGATTTACACCAAAAAACTACAAAATTCTATTATTAAGTCCGAAATAGAAGCTAAAAAGCTATTTGGGGAAGTATTAGTAAATAGGGACAAAGTAGAACGGACAAGAAATGCTTTGAGCATACTAACTaggttcaaatttttattttgcttgccctcaactatagtgaaaaatatagaaaaagcagaatatgaAGTAGTAATTAACGATTATATGAGGGTACGAAATTTGTTTGAAAGATCAGATGTACCAATTTTCCAGGCTGCACTAGCTGAAATTAACTTGCATATAGAGGGACTGATTAAAAAATTACATTTAGAGCTTCAAACAATGCCAATCAGTGTAGAGCAACAAAAACAGATTATAAGATACTTAATGAATCTAGATTGTCCCTTCGATCCTGCTTGGGATGCCATTAAGAGTAGATCAGACTACATCAGTGAAACTATAAAATCTGTTTATACTTTTTATAAAAGTTTAGATAAAGGGGAAAACGGACAAAAAACCAAAGTGAACAATACAAAATGCAAATATATGCAACAGCCTGATCCAGTGCCTATGAATATTACTTTTGCAGAAGAAATGTGCTCCACAATCTCGGATAACTTTCCTGATCTATGGAAAATTAGTCAAGCCTATTTCAATCAAGAACTACAAACAATAATTGATACTTCCAAAACCGAAGATATAAAAAATATGGTGATGTCACTAATGCAGGCATTCTGTAAAACTATAAGGTCAGCCATTATACCACACACATTAGAAGCAGCAGATCGAAATAGTTTAGGTTCCTGGTCTAGTCCCGACTTGAGAGACATGGCACTTTATCTACCTGAATTGCTCCGGTCAATCAGATCAACATATGCAACGCTTATCAAATTAGATTTACCAAGAGATGCCTTAGCCATAATTTCTGCGCTCCTCCTTGATTTGAGGATTTACTGTATGGTTGTTCTATTCAAACAAACAATaaatcaaataaaattattggatGAGGATTGGAATTTGCTTTATAATAAGAAGAAAAATGGTATAACAAATCTTCCTGTTAAGTTTGAACAGATAGTACAAGATGTCATACAAGTGGTGAAGGAATCTGTTCTATCTAATGAAAGAGGAGATAGTTcgttattgaaaaatccttCGGCATTGAAGGAACTGCACAAACAGGTCGAAAATGTCTTGTCTGCTTTTTATAATTTACTTCAAGAATTATCATCAAGTGATGATTATAGCGATGAAGAAGAGAATTCTTCTGCCACCTCCCATTTGATAGGTATACCGATAAATATgtataaatatgaaaataactCAAAAAGTTATTCCCCACCGTGGGAACACAAGCTgctcatcacaatgtcaaactGTATGTTCACTAGAAATATAGTTTTAGATAATATATTCAAAGCCTTTGTGAGTAGCGGCTATCCACAGCCAGACGAACCAGTTAAAAATACCAAATATAAATTAGAAAATTTAGAGAAGTTGATTCTAGAAAAATACCTCGAGCAAAAAAGTGACCCAATTGTCGGAACCATCGAGCCATCCATGTATCTCGGAAGATTCGACTGGGACTACAAATTTCCCCCAAACGACATTCAAGAGTACGTAAAGGAATGTATCAATAATCTTATTCAGGTACATGCAGAAGTCAACAGTGTATCGCCAGCATTGGTTGAAATGATTCTTCCACAAATAGTACAAACAATAGCCGAAGAAATATATAGACTTATGTCGTGTGTAAGGAAATTCAGCAACCCTGGAACTCAACAGGCCAGAATAGACATCATAGCTATGAGGGAATTTTTCTCCCATTATTGTAGCGAGAATGCGAACGTTCATTTTCAAGATGCCCTCGATCTAATTCCCAAGTTGGACGAAgaggaagagaaaaaagttCAGGAGATTCTGAGACAGGTTCGCCCGAGGATGAAAATCCAAATGATATGTCTTGGAGCTACTAAAAACGGCCCCAGCAAAGAAACAGCAGATTCAATTTAG
- the LOC123315693 gene encoding fatty-acid amide hydrolase 2-like, translating to MGFALRFLVLWNKAINFFVNLYLSVSQRGEKRKCVPPPTDELLMISATKLAELIRKKKVSCEDVVRAYINRIKEVNPLINAVVEDRFDEALKEAKSVTDYLRTTSLTEDELHKIKPLLGVPVTIKESCMVSGMSLAVGVVSRRDIKAESDGDAVARLKMTGAIPLLVSNTPELSMGFYCNNNITGTTCNPYDLSRNTGASSGGEGALLGSGASLIGIGSDLAGSVRFPAFCCGIFGHKPSPRAVSIRGHFPLPNDKKAYDYTSIGPLTRYAEDLKLVMTVLCGKQSVDLRLHEKVDLKKLRVYYMKEAPRSINNPPVQNEIKEAIDGSVKFLETSSKAKIIHECCFEEDFRDLFEISSTLMTNLNLEGCPDLFKGQNHGYYLEFLRALFGMSEITSQYAICKFQMGLSNIISNKKHFAMNEEIKRKIALELGDDGVLLYPTFHKVAPKHAAVMSEVVANVYMMPFNTLGLPATNIPCGLTPEGIPLGLQVIAGPNQDRLCLAVAEELEKCFGGWTPPRV from the exons ATGGGTTTCGCTTTAAGATTTCTGGTGCTCTGGAATAAGGCGATCAATTTTTTCGTCAACTTATATTTGTCGGTTTCGCAACGGGGTGAAAAACGAAAGTGTGTTCCTCCACCAACAGATGAACTTTTGATGATTAGCGCAACTAAGCTGGCTGAGCTGATTCGAAAGAAAAAA GTTTCATGTGAAGATGTTGTACGTGCCTACATAAACAGAATAAAAGAAGTGAATCCTCTCATAAACGCAGTGGTGGAGGACAGATTTGATGAGGCATTAAAAGAAGCAAAAAGCGTTACAGATTATCTAAGGACGACATCGCTAACTGAAGATGAATTACATAAGATCAAACCGTTGTTGGGAGTCCCAGTTACAATCAAAGAGAGTTGTATGGTGTCAG GAATGAGCTTGGCTGTTGGGGTTGTCTCGAGGAGAGATATAAAAGCCGAGAGTGATGGAGATGCAGTGGCTCGACTCAAAATGACCGGTGCAATTCCCCTATTGGTATCAAATACACCCGAACTGTCGATGGGATTTTATTGTAATAACAATATCACAGGTACAACGTGCAATCCTTATGATTTATCGAGAAACACTGGTGCATCTTCAGGTGGGGAG GGCGCCTTGTTGGGATCTGGTGCCTCGCTTATTGGAATCGGATCAGATCTAGCTGGATCTGTAAGGTTTCCTGCATTCTGCTGTGGAATATTCGGACACAAACCATCGCCAA GGGCTGTTTCAATACGAGGTCACTTCCCCCTACCAAACGACAAGAAAGCATATGATTATACATCGATAGGACCTTTGACACGTTATGCAGAAGATCTCAAATTGGTCATGACAGTATTATGCGGGAAACAATCCGTTGATTTGAGATTACATGAAAAA GTTGACCTGAAGAAATTGAGGGTTTATTATATGAAGGAAGCTCCCCGTTCCATCAATAATCCcccagttcaaaatgaaataaaagaagCCATCGATGGGAGTGTTAAATTTTTGGAAACGTCTTCTAAGGCTAAGATCATACATGAATGTTGTTTTGAAGAGGACTTCCGtgatttatttgaaatatcCTCAACACTCATGACAAACTTGAATCTGGAAGGTTGTCCAGATTTGTTCAAAGGA CAAAATCATGGCTATTATTTGGAATTCCTCAGAGCACTTTTTGGAATGTCTGAAATAACATCCCAATATGCTATTTGCAAATTCCAAATGGGACTGAGCAATATAATTTCCAACAAGAAACACTTCGCAATGAACGAAGAAATCAAGAGGAAAATTgca TTAGAACTTGGAGACGATGGGGTTCTTCTTTATCCAACATTTCACAAAGTAGCGCCCAAACATGCAGCTGTGATGTCCGAAGTAGTAGCCAATGTGTACATGATGCCTTTCAATACTCTTGGTCTTCCTGCCACGAATATTCCTTGTGGCCTTACACCTGAAGGAATTCCTCTTGGTTTACAG GTGATAGCTGGACCTAATCAAGACAGATTATGCTTAGCTGTGGCTGAAGAACTCGAAAAATGCTTTGGAGGATGGACACCCCCAAGAGTTTAA
- the LOC123314967 gene encoding E3 ubiquitin-protein ligase SHPRH, with amino-acid sequence MVRKKVQAVRCNVNIPKSRKPRTPTIKSTPLSTTCDENLLIGKILVGTTLNYPPENWMKCRVSFLCVTDEVDRIHLEFDEISVIVTLIMDTELLKEIFTANVFSFRFLLVQQDLFMNIYFRELPLPKFNTRIGNSLKTVLEITHSISLSSSECPLETLEDDNIPQKLYGVQEIDNLYTQLSTRRCDPATFDSDNVQLPSLKPILRPYQVNAVKWMIKREKNVEEEEDYLHPLYMVVKLPSGKELFFDKFSGHVTPIKPVVSCSSRGGILAEEMGLGKTVEFLALILNNPFNNNQDEKQQDSKILVEGDDSEELSDNDNIDLPVFKKQSKKKAPRKRIKLTPKDDKNVEYSARDIQVPQDWVKTSAKKQKNWVALQLWYNKSLSEVNHKPHKPVETIHCICGETFNKSGQIKCVDCGKIQHKECLGYEKRLGEYRCPSCWLEYPLIESGATLIVTPVSLRTQWCNEIKKHVDKKLKVLVYEGSNKTPVYPTYFKDFDVVITTYSVLQAEFRLTEKGKVCELRRKRKYDFQGSPLSRIKWWRLCLDEAQTVETPGRIVSEMAKKLTAHIRWAVSGTPISKDIRDLFGMVDYLQIEPYNEEDTWKNLLYTPYMNGNIEPLCSFLSKIMWRSTKAEVIDQIGIPKQVVKEHFLEFSAVEKFFYNKEHELCSIAFLATLKNINTNIPLVKLDRSLLKKIMVPLLSLRQVCTHPSTERGKYLATKKQVSTMKDLLEALILKNTNESEELLRVVVSSLNGLAGIHLLMQNPAQAADEYRKVMHLSARFSEEKSENNLTVDKLQLIHTMHNLADLLEKNVGIPPTLHDDTLRHDCEILEQKYIQKFIHNSFVAYQESINSQLAIEKLQNQFSLKEGEWFSEGFDWVLMENFTDELRNRIQNNHDIAHIKCPIDLGCERRMLYFIARWNEEVIDYRAELINTINGLFTCKENEEYKIIIDHIIVRKATDCHLRPDEMDIGRRRKKCPLCSAEDFLKKYEFKIFQMTKRTVTFEDMSLQGSWKLTSQEIILKTLHTFLRAKNAPSALVKDGEIHLNILDNIKKEFKELRKLWTHIYQQVAAQDELDMCKIKLRLEDPSKDKKNSKNSALKRLSYIVENKLDTMYHLNEYELDYHMMLLKSDESTSSKKLEKNLGVRSYLETLRKQQYEGVSPDPCPICTNVLDQHWSILPCGHSYCMECLHNLIHKTGGLHINCCVCRQPIVIQDISYIRSAAMKNDDENFNIRGNFSTKIEATIKLIFELRDEDENVKILVFSSWLAVLKVLKEALVKNEIKTEILLANKLEERIEHFKDEKEKVTALLLPINLGGKGLNLTEATHVILMEPLLNPGEELQAIGRVHRIGQTKPTFVHKFCIRNTIEESIMTATSRDADKWDRNKVTLEQLKLLFENIDIYENNDDDDDNENEHAENNTAEIEAGNVSSESNSYQE; translated from the exons ATGGTGAGGAAAAAAGTGCAAGCTGTAAGATGCAATGTTAATATTCCTAAAAGCCGGAAACCAAGAACTCCAACTATTAAATCAACGCCTCTCAGCACTACTTGTGATGAAAATCTTTTAATCGGTAAAATTTTGGTGGGCACAACCCTGAATTATCCTCCAGAAAATTGGATGAAATGTAGGGTGTCTTTTCTTTGTGTTACTGATGAAGTTGATAGGATACATCTCGAATTTGATGAGATCTCTGTTATTGTCACTCTTATCATGGATACTGAATTATTGAAAG AAATATTCACTGCCAACGTGTTCAGCTTTCGATTTCTCCTTGTACAACAAGATTTATTCatgaatatttattttagaGAACTGCCACTGCccaaattcaatacaaggattGGAAATTCTTTGAAGACAGTATTAGAAATTACACATAGCATTAGTTTATCATCTTCAG AATGTCCCCTTGAAACATTGGAGGATGATAATATACCGCAAAAGCTTTATGGGGTTCAAGAAATAGATAACCTATATACACAACTATCTACTAGGAGATGTGATCCTGCAACATTTGATTCTGATAATGTACAGCTTCCTTCATTGAAACCGATCCTAAGGCCGTATCAGGTAAATGCTGTCAAATGGATGATCAAGAGAGAGAAGAATGTTGAGGAGGAAGAAG attATCTTCATCCCCTTTACATGGTAGTGAAACTTCCATCGGGCAAGGAGCtgttttttgataaattttcagGGCATGTAACTCCAATAAAACCAGTAGTTTCATGCTCaagtaggggtggaattttggCAGAAGAGATGGGTCTGGGGAAAACAGTTGAATTTTTAGCTCTGATTCTGAATAATCCTTTCAACAATAATCAAGATGAAAAACAACAAGATTCAAAGATTCTAGTTGAAGGTGATGATTCTGAAGAATTATCAGACAATGACAATATAGATTTACCTGTTTTTAAAAAACAAAGTAAAAAAAAGGCCCCTAGGAAGCGAATCAAACTAACACcaaaagatgataaaaatgttgAATATAGTGCAAGGGACATCCAAGTGCCTCAAGATTGGGTGAAGACGTcagcaaaaaaacaaaaaaattgggTTGCCTTGCAACTTTGGTATAACAAGAGTCTTAGTGAAGTAAATCATAAACCTCACAAACCAGTGGAGACTATTCATTGCATATGTGGTGAAACTTTCAATAAAAGTGGACAAATAAAGTGTGTTGATTGTGGAAAAATTCAGCATAAAGAGTGTTTAGGTTATGAAAAACGTTTGGGAGAGTATCGATGTCCTTCTTGTTGGTTAGAGTATCCGCTAATAGAGTCGGGTGCCACTTTAATTGTTACACCGGTTTCTTTGAGAACTCAGTGgtgtaatgaaataaaaaagcaTGTTGATAAAAAACTTAAAGTTTTGGTCTACGAAGGTTCCAATAAAACTCCAGTATATCCAACGTATTTCAAAGATTTTGATGTTGTAATAACAACTTATAGTGTTTTACAAGCCGAATTCAGATTAACCGAGAAAGGAAAG GTATGTGAGCTCAGGCGAAAAAGAAAGTATGATTTCCAAGGCAGCCCTTTATCCAGAATCAAGTGGTGGAGATTATGCTTGGATGAAGCACAAACTGTTGAAACACCCGGTAGAATCGTTTCTGAAATGGCCAAAAAACTGACGGCTCACATTCGTTGGGCTGTGAGCGGTACACCTATTTCTAAAGATATCAGag ATTTATTTGGAATGGTGGATTACCTACAAATTGAACCTTACAATGAAGAAGATACTTGGAAAAACTTATTGTATACTCCTTATATGAATGGAAATATTGAACCTCTTTGTTCATTCCTTTCAAAGATTATGTGGAGATCTACAAAGGCAGAAGTAATTGATCAG ATTGGTATACCGAAACAAGTTGTGAAAGAACATTTCTTGGAATTCTCTGCAGTGGAGAAGTTTTTCTATAATAAGGAACACGAATTGTGTTCTATAGCATTTCTGGCAACTTTGAAAAACATCAATACCAATATACCTTTGGTCAAATTGGATAGAAGCTTATTGAAAAAG ATCATGGTTCCACTTTTATCACTGAGACAAGTTTGTACACATCCCAGCACAGAGCGGGGTAAATATTTAGCCACTAAAAAACAAGTTTCCACAATGAAGGATTTGCTGGAAGCTTTGATCCTTAAGAATACAAACGAAAGTGAGGAACTTTTGAGAGTAGTTGTTTCATCTTTGAACG GGCTTGCGGGAATTCATCTACTTATGCAAAATCCCGCTCAAGCAGCTGACGAGTACCGTAAAGTGATGCATTTATCGGCTAgattttcagaagaaaaatcCGAAAATAACTTAACTGTCGATAAGTTACAACTAATACATACAATGCACAATCTCGCTGATTTACTTGAAAAAAATGTGGGAATTCCTCCCACTTTACATGACGATACTTTGAGACACGATTGTGAAATCTTAGAACAAAAGTACATtcagaaatttattcacaat AGTTTCGTAGCTTACCAAGAATCCATCAATTCCCAATTAGCTATAGAGAAATTACAGAATCAATTCTCACTTAAGGAGGGTGAATGGTTCTCAGAGGGTTTCGACTGGGttttaatggaaaatttcaCTGATGAATTACGAAACAGGATACAAAATAATCACGATATAGCTCATATTAAGTGTCCCATTGA CTTAGGTTGTGAAAGAAGAATGCTTTATTTTATTGCACGTTGGAATGAGGAAGTTATTGACTACAGAGCAGAACTCATTAATACAATCAATGG cttgTTCACGTGCaaggaaaatgaagaatataaaaTTATCATAGATCATATTATTGTTAGGAAAGCCACTGATTGCCATTTACGACCTGACGAGATGGATATAGGAAGAAGGAGGAAAAAGTGCCCTCTCTGTTCTGCGGaggattttctcaaaaaatacgAATTTAAGATATTTCAGATGACCAAAAGGACTGTCACTTTTGAAGATATGTCTCTACAAGGCAGTTGGAAATTGACATCACAAGAAATCATCTTGAAAA CCCTGCATACTTTTCTTAGGGCTAAGAATGCTCCGAGTGCCCTTGTGAAAGATGGGGAGATTCATTTGAATATATTAGATAATATAAAGAAAGAATTCAAG gaattgCGAAAACTTTGGACCCATATTTACCAACAAGTCGCTGCCCAGGATGAACTGGATATGTGCAAAATAAAATTGAGGCTGGAAGACCCAAGCAAAGACAagaaaaattctaaaaattcTGCTCTCAAAAGACTTTCCTATATAGTGGAGAACAAGCTGGACACAATGTACCATTTAAACGAGTATGAA CTTGATTATCACATGATGTTACTGAAATCGGACGAATCAACTTCCtcgaaaaaattagaaaaaaatttaggtGTTAGGAGTTACTTGGAAACATTGAGGAAACAGCAATATGAAGGTGTTAGCCCCGATCCCTGTCCAATATGTACAAACGTTCTGGACCAGCACTGGAGCATATTACCTTGTGGCCACAGTTACTGCATGGAGTGTTTACACAATTTGATTCATAAG ACAGGGGGACTGCATATAAATTGTTGCGTTTGCCGTCAACCCATAGTTATTCAAGATATTTCGTACATAAGATCAGCAGCAATGAAAAACGATGATGAGAATTTCAATATACGTGGAAATTTCTCAACTAAGATCGAGGCTACCATAAAACTGATATTTGAGCTGAGAGACGAAGATGAAAACGTTAAGATACTGGTATTTTCTTCATGGCTGGCGGTTTTGAAGGTCCTGAAGGAAGCTCTGGTTAAGAACGAGATCAAAACCGAAATTCTACTGGCCAACAAACTGGAGGAACGTATTGAACACTTCAAG gACGAGAAGGAAAAGGTGACTGCTCTTCTACTGCCTATAAATTTAGGAGGAAAAGGTCTCAATCTCACTGAAGCAACTCATGTTATCCTCATGGAACCATTGCTGAACCCAGGCGAAGAGCTGCAGGCGATTGGAAGGGTTCACCGTATAGGCCAGACGAA GCCAACGTTCGTTCACAAGTTCTGCATCAGAAACACAATCGAAGAAAGTATAATGACTGCAACAAGTAGAGATGCAGATAAATGGGACAGAAATAAAGTTACCCTTGAGCAATTAAAGCTCTTATTCGAAAATATAGATATATATGAaaacaatgatgatgatgatgataatgaaaatgaacatgCTGAAAATAATACTGCCGAAATTGAAGCAGGAAATGTTTCGTCTGAGTCCAATTCATATCAGGAATAA